Part of the Streptomyces sp. NBC_00457 genome, CGGAGCGACAGGCGGCCCGCCCGGTTGGCCGCCAGGTCCTGCGGGGTAAAGCCGAGCGCCTAGGCCAGCCGGATACCGGGCGAGGCCCCCTGCTCGGTGACGGGCTCCGCTTCTTCGCTGTCGACCGGCTCCGCCGACAGCAGCAGCGGCCCCGCGCCGCGCCTGATCGGTTCCAGCCAGTAGAGCCGGTAGGGCCCCGGCGGCGGCAGCGGCGGCGCCCCCTCGGCCACCGGCACCGGCTGCTCGCCCACCCGCGCCTCGCGCCGCTCATCGGCCTGCTCCGCCACCTGGACGATCCGGCCCATCGCGGCGCCGATCCGCGGAGCGGCCAGGGCGGCGGCCCTGCGGCGGCGCCACCGACGGAGCTCACGGTGTTCACGGCGCTTCTCGCACCGCTTCCCGCCCTCGGCCACCAGCAACCCTCCCATCACCATCACCATCGCCGGAAGGAGGAGCACACAGATGACGACGAAGGCCAAGGCGAAGACGGAGCCGAGGAAGCCGCGGTCGTCGGCGTGGTCCATGGCGTTCACGGCCAGCACCGCCAGCACGAAGCCCGCGATGATCAATACCCACCCGGCCACGATCAGCAGAGGCCACCAGACGAGCGGGACACGGGAGTTGCCGATGATCATCGCCCGCTGAGCAGGCGTCACCCTACCCTCGGCGTTGGCCGCCACCAGGTCCGCGTCGGCCCAGTCGGTCCAGACAGTCCGGTCGGCTCTCTGCGACTCCCTGTCCATGTGTCCTCCGTCCCCCCCCCCCCCCCGAACTCCCTTGGAGTTATGCCCCGAACTCCGGTGGAGACACTGAATATCGAGGCGCGGTGACGCAGAATCGAGGGAACCGCCCGGGGGCTGAGGGGCATCGATATAGGCGCGGGACTGCAGACGGAGCAACCGCGCCCGCGCGCCGGAACCGGCTGCCCGGTCTGCGTTGAGAATTTCCCCAGTCTTGCACCGTTCCTGGCCGATCTGGAAGCAGGGGATGAGACGAACCCCCGGGACAAGATCGTGAGACAGAATGCCGTGGCTCCTGAATGAGACAGCCGAGAGAAGCGCAGGTCGCCACGTCCGAACGGGACATTCCGAATGAGGGCCTACAACAAGGGACTTGCCCCGCCGGGACTGCAGAACGTGCCGGTGCAGTGGATGCACTGCACGGTCCTGCACGCCGTCGGCCTGAGCGTCACCAGCGTCGACGTGGACGCGCTCCTCGAGGAAGTCGGGAGCTACGCCCAGACAGTGCAGCCCTTCACCCTGACATTCGACCGGCCCGCCGTGGGCAACGTCGCTGTGGAGATCAGCGGATGGCCGGGACGCCCGTTCAACGAGATCGTGGAAACCCTCACCCAGGCGACAGCCCGCACCGGAGCCGCCTTCAAGGCCGCCCCGAGCCGCTACCCCCACATCTCCCTCGCCTACACCGCAGACGGCGCTGAAGACGTCGACGCGGCCACCCTCAAGGCCGCGCTCGCGGACATCGGGCACCCGCTGTCCGGGACCGTGGTCGCGGACCGGCTGCACCTCGTTGAACAGTGGCACGACGGCGCCCACATCGTGTGGAACCCGATCGCCGAAGTGCCTCTCGCGGGAGTGAGGGCATGAGAGCGTTTCCCGGACCCATCCCGATGC contains:
- a CDS encoding 2'-5' RNA ligase family protein, whose protein sequence is MRAYNKGLAPPGLQNVPVQWMHCTVLHAVGLSVTSVDVDALLEEVGSYAQTVQPFTLTFDRPAVGNVAVEISGWPGRPFNEIVETLTQATARTGAAFKAAPSRYPHISLAYTADGAEDVDAATLKAALADIGHPLSGTVVADRLHLVEQWHDGAHIVWNPIAEVPLAGVRA